Genomic segment of Tursiops truncatus isolate mTurTru1 chromosome 5, mTurTru1.mat.Y, whole genome shotgun sequence:
agggacagaTGGACGAACTTGTATTCTATGTTCATACCTGCTTAGGTTTCAATTATCAGGCTAATGGAAAAACTTAATCCTCTCCAAGTATCTCAAAAGAACAAAGGATATTTTCTACATGATAAGGAGTAAATGTTTCTGTGAGGAAACTACATAAGGAGTAGGCTTAGTATCTGGTGATGGAATGGGTGTGATTTCCTTTCATTGAGATTCTCTAAAGAACTGTCCTTCAATCTGCAATCATGACAGCTAGGAAACATTTTGCAAGGTGTGACTAGAGAACATTGTACTTAAAATCACAACACCcttgtacattctttttcttaaagtattgttttgttttttaaaaattttaatagtgtAAAGCAAGGTGATATTAACACCAGTATCACAATCTTTGGGGACAGATTTGGGAAAAGGAATTATCATTCATTAAGCTCCACACTAGTATCACAGTTTAAATGATTAATCTCATACAAACTTCATAGCCACCCTATCCAAAAAGTGAAGGCCAAATATAATACGTGCCCTGCCCATGGTTACATCAGAGTCAAAATGGTTGGCTAACTCCAAAACCCTTGttctttttcctgtctcctcTAAGAATTTtcctatttgaaaaagaaattgcaAATACATAAGTTCTTATATACAAACTTTACACACCTCATGGTAAAAAGTCATTAATACTTTTGCTTGGTctggtctctctgcctctttAACATTTAGGGCAATGTTTACCTCCACTTCTCTTTTTATAGGATGACTTCAGATCAGTTCAACACACATTTGTTGAgtggatacacaaaagataaataacTGAAAACCTCTGCCTTCAAAGAGAGTTAGGAGTCAGGCAGATAATGAATGcgaaagcattttgtaaactgaAAAGCACTTTATAAATGCAAGGCACAGTTGTTACTGCTATTAGTAACAGTAgcaatgattattattttaacatgtagGACCTAGGTCAGGTTTGATGCCTACTTTTCCCTGAAACATCTCCACTAGAAGTATACAGCCTAGAGCAATCCAGTGAGTCAGTCTTTAGTAAATTGTCAGTTTCAGTCAAATGATTTAATGATCCTTGCTATTAACTTTAAAAGTAATTCCTTGCTATTAACTTCAAAGCCAGCAAGTTGGTGATCTGTTGTATGCCAAAGGCTGCTTAGCCATTCTGTATTTCCCCCTTCTACTATTGAAATAGCACAAGGGACCGACCTCCTAGTAGAGAAAAGGAGAAACCTTTTCTCTCCTGTGGAAGTCTATAATTgggtttattcttttcttccatccCCATCCATCCTCTCAAATTCACTGCCCTGGGAAGACTTGGTAACTGCACATTTTGACAcatatttatttgcataattGAAAAATCACAGATGCttcaaaaataatctttcttaTTGTTCTTTATAGAAGCAACATGTTTGAAACAGGTAGTTTTGGAAAGCTCATTTGTAGATTTTGGGAAAATGTTTGATACTGATACTTTACAATCAATACAACAATCAATATGAGAGAATCCAGGAAATCTAGCTACTTTCCTGGCTACAAACTAAAtcatgtctctctttttcttctaggaCAATCCATTTTTTGATCTGCACTTCAAGAAAGTGTACACTTTGGAAGCATATAGTTGTGCTTCCAAATATGCCTTTGTTCGAACTGTAAACAAGCTGAATCATGCATACCTTAAGAAGGACTTACGGATCGTGAACTTTGATTCTACTTACATTAATGATGATTCCATTTGGTCCTCCAACAACAAGGATTGCTTGGTCCTTATGAGAATATGCTTTTATGCTTTCAGTCTAGTGTGCTTTTCCCTGTGTCCCCTGTCACTCTGAATATGTATACCATGTTCCTTCATCAGTGTTCTATGAAAATGGTTCCCTAAGTAAATAGTGATAgtcatgattttgttttttccctttatcaGTGACTACTATTCATATGAAAATAAAGTGATgctttgtgaattgcagtgaaaTGTGTTTCGATGCATTCATTCAATATTCTGGACTTCTGCCTATGGTATCTTTGGAAGGAGTTGGATGGTTTTGCCTAAACTAGTATTCTACTAAGGGGTATCAAAAATTATCTTGAAAGGTCTAAATAAGTGGAAATACATCCTGTTTTCACGGAcaggaagatttaatattgtcaagatgtcagtactacccaaagtgatctgcagatcaatataatccctatcaaaattccaatggctttTTTTGTAGGAATGGAAAAGTCAATAGTCAAATGCATATGGAGCTGCAAGGGACCCCACATAGACAAACGATCttgaaaaagaagtacaaagttggaggactcacacctcccaatttcaaaacttactacaaaggtATAATGATCAAagcagtatagtactggcataaagacagacatacagatgaatggaatagaactgagagttcagaaataaactcatacatctatggtcaactgatttttggaAAGGATGCCAAGTtcattcaaaggagaaaaaataatctcttattattagtgctgggacaactggatatctacatgcaaaagaaagaaactgaaccCCTTTCTTACAGCATACACAAATAtccttaaaatggattaaaggtgtgaatgtaaaacctgaaagcattaaactcctagaagaacacATAGGGGTAAATCTTCGGGACCTTAGATTTGGCAATGGATTTTTATGACATCAAAAGGaagagcaacaaaagaaaaattagataaattggacttcaacaGAGTTACTTTTGCATCAAagaacattatcaagaaagtgaaaaacagacctacaaaatgaaagaaaacatttgcaaattgtatatctgataaaggtttaatgtaaagaactcctacaactcagtaacaaaaagacaaacacctaATTCAAAGATAGACAAGAAATTTGAATAGACATCTCTGCAAAGTATACagtaagcacaagaaaagaaactcagcatcattagtcattagggaaatgcaaatcaaaaccaaaatgtaacccccttcacacctactaggatggctatttttaaaaaatacagaaaacaagaagtgttggcaaagatgtggagaaactgaaacccttatacattgcttatgggaatgtaaaatggtatagcatggtggaaaacagtttgacttgtcctcaaaaagctaaacatggaattaccaaacaacccagcaatttcactcctaggtatatacccagaggaatTGAAAGCAAGGAGTTGAATAGATGTTTGTACACCAATaatcattgcagcattattcccaGTAGCCGAAATATGGAAACAAtgcaagtgtccatcaacagatgaatggatatacaaaatgtgatatatccgtacagtggaatattattctgccataaaaagcaatgaagttctgatacatgctacaacattgaTGAACATCAAAAATACgtgaagtaaaataaaccagatacaaaaggacaaatattgtatgctttcacttatatgaaatatatagacTAGGCaaaatcagagacagaaagtagattagcagttaccaggggctgggaggaagaaaAACTGGGGAGTTATTACTGAATGGttatagagtttctgtttggggtgatgaaaaagttttggaaatagttggtggtgatggttgcacaacactgtgaatgtaattaatgctgcTGAATTATACatctttaaatggttaaaatggcaaatttaatgttatatatattataccataatttttaaaaacaatgtaatatgttagaaataattgaattgtacactttaaattggtgaattgcatggtgtgtgaattatacatcaataaaaatgttaacaagaaaaaaaggactaCTTTAAatctactagaagaaaacatgggtgaaTTTTTTTATAAACTGAGAGTGGGGAAAACTCCTAGCTATCACtcaaatctagaaacaatgaagaaaaatgattaatttaaCTACATCAATATAAGAAGCCTTtgcat
This window contains:
- the EXOC1L gene encoding exocyst complex component 1-like, whose product is MSSLVKEDLEKKLFKPLSQNLYEFIEIEFSVQDRYYLCVSVTKNEEVKIIMVKHYRIGLDEKYEVTKKWSLNDLRMIDGKEADTDNPFFDLHFKKVYTLEAYSCASKYAFVRTVNKLNHAYLKKDLRIVNFDSTYINDDSIWSSNNKDCLVLMRICFYAFSLVCFSLCPLSL